The Paenibacillus yonginensis genome segment AGGATCACCTTCTTGCCTGCCGCATGTTTGGCCTGAATGTCGCTGATGAGATTGGCATCCGAATAGCCGCCCAGCGCAGAAGACAAAGAGGAATCCACGCCGAATTTAACGGCGCCTGGTCTGGCAGTATCCATTTCGGCAAAAGCCAGCACGATCAGGTCATAATCATTTGGCACCGCGCTAAGTTTCAACGGGGTTGCTCCGTTGACGAAATTTTGCCAGTAGCCGGTCAGGATATGTTTAGGCAGCGTTCCGCCGCCTCCGCCTCCGCCGTTCGCGGCGGTTGTGGCGCTGACCGTTCCGCTCGCCGCGGAAACGTTGCCTGCGGCATCTTTGGCCGTTACCTTAAACGTATAGGCCGTAGCCGCAGCCAGCCCCGTAACCGTTACGGACGTGCCCGTTACAGTCTGAACAACCGAGCCATTCCGGTAAACGTCATACCCCGTTACCCCTATATTATCGGTTGAGGCGTTCCAGCTTAACGAAACGCTGGAGGAGGTGGTGCCGGTCACCCTCAGGTTAGAGGGGGCCGAAGGCGCCTGCGTATCGCTTCCGCCTCCACCTCCGCCGCTTTGGGTTAGCTGCCACAGGGCCGGAACATTAGGCGGCTCCCAGCCAACCAGCGAGGTATGCGCTTGAATGGCTTTGTACGTACTGCCGTTATAGGTAACCATATCATTAACCGCATAGGAAACGTTTGGGGCCCAGGCCCCCCGATCCGCAGCAGATGCAACGTCTGCGCCCAGCACGCCAAAAATCATCGTAAAAACGAGGACAAGCGGAAGAAAAAGACCTTTGAAAGACAACTTTTGAGGGAAAAGCTTCTTATTCATAGATTCTCCTCCTTTATGAATGTGCATTAACCGCCGGACAAACCAAAGCTCACCTCCTTTACTAGAGTTTAAGCGCGTAAAATCCAGCAAAATACGGATATAGGGAGCCATCTAGCAGCAAAAGGAAACAACCGGGAGAAACGCAGAACAGGCAATTCAAGCAGCCAAAACCAAAATAAGAGACCCTAGTCGGATTAATTGCGGAAAGAGTATTGGGAGAATTATCAAGAGTATTTTACGAAGAGTTACTAGAAGATATTTTCCATTTTTTCGGAGTTAATATAACATAATTGTAATTTTATGGATAGGGATAAATTCATGCGATCCTACTCCTTTAGAACCGGAACAAGAAGATTTCATCCCCTGCCCAAGCTCGGTCCTGAGCAGCATAAAAAATAAAGAAAGAGCAGATCCCCATAGGAACCCGCTCTTTCTCGCTACTTTACCCCAATTCCAATCAAAATTCAGATTTGTATCTCTTAGATCCGTTTGAAATAGATCGTGTTAATTTGCAGGCCTGGTTTGGTTAGCTCCAGCTTCATTTCGTATACGCCGGCTTCCAGGACAACATGCACCAGAGTCTGCTTGATCCAGTTGGCATTGGTGCCGTTCGATTGAATGGTCGTTACCGCCTGCCCGTTCAAAATCAAATTGCATGCGCTTTGAGCCTGATCCGATTCCGCAGACATGAGACCGGCGTAGAGACGGTATTTACCGGCTTCTTCAACCCGGATATAGGTCGTTCCTTCTGTCTCCGTTGCCACCGCGGTCTCTTCCGCTACAACCTGAACCTGTTCAGGCGCAAGGCTGGCATCCGCTTTAAAGGACTTCAACTCTTCGTCTGTTGCCTGCCAGTCTCTGGAGAAGACCGGAGCATGCATCAGGAAGCGGCAGATGTTCATAGCCGAACGCTGCAGCTCTCCACGGGTCAAGGTACCGTTCTTCAGCGATTCGCTGGAGTTATCGTCCCAGACATTCGTCTCCGCGCCATAGTTGGCCACAACCATGTACAAATCGTTCTGAGCGCGAACCATGAAATTGGTGAATTGACGGCTTGCCGGTCCACCATTCACCGTATCATTCATAACCGCCCACCAGTCCGTCATCACAATACCGGTATATCCCCACTCGCCGCGAAGAATTGTGGTATTCAGGTCGTAGTTGGAAGCCGCCCAGTGACCGTTCACCGGATTATAAGAGGTCATGATGGAATTGGCTCCGCTTTCCTTGACGGCAATTTCAAAGCCTTTCAGGTAAATCTCGCGCAAAGCCCGTTCAGAGACCACGGCATCTACCTTGGTCCGGTATTTCTCCTGGTTATTGCAGGCAAAATGCTTCAATGTAGCGTTGGAGCCGCCTTTCTTGATGCCATTCACGCAAGCTGTAGCAAACAAACCGGAAATCAGCGGATCTTCGGAAAAATACTCAAAGTTCCGCCCGTTCAGCGGGCTTCGGCGGATGTTCAGGCCAGGTCCAAGCAGCGTATCAATCTCGTTGCGAAGCAGCTCCTGTCCCTCAAGCACATAGAGCTCCTCAACCAGCGCTGTATCCCAGGTAGCTGCCAGCAAAGTGCCGATCGAAACCTGGGTTGCTTTGTCTCCGCTGTCCATCCGGATGCCGGAAGGGCCGTCCGCCGTACAGCCGACAGGAATGCCGAAGCCTTGAAGCGGCTCGCTGACTCCGCCGAACGCCGAAGCCGTTCCCGGCGTAACCCGCGGGCTGCTCATGCCTTCTCCGCGTACGATGGCCATCAGATCCTCATCGCTCAGCTGGGCAATGAAGGTCTCCATGCTGACTTTGCCGTCCAGCACATCCTGCAGCTTGTAGCCTTGGTCGCCTGTGTACTCAAGCGACTGTGGAAGGTTCTTCTCAATCCGCTCGGCCAGCGAGAATTGCAGCTTTGGAACTTCAGTGTATTCCAGCTCATAGGTGCCGTCGGCTTTGCGGCTGCCTGGCTTCATACGCGTAAAATCCTCGGTCGGCGCAAGCGCCTGCTGGAGCTGTTCGATCACCTGGAGCGACTCCACTACATAACCGGTTTGGCCGTCTACAGCCACCTCGGACAGCTTTTTCACACTGGTGCCGGCAAAAATGCGATAAGTTCCCTCTTCCAGCACATAAGCGTAAGGGTGTCCCGTTACCCCGGCATCGTCGTAGGAAGCCATACGTGTTACCGGGAAGCTGATCGTCAGCTTCTGCGATTCGCCGGGCTGGAGAAGGTTGGTTTTGCCGAAGGCTGCAAGCGCTTTGGCCGGCTGGCCCAGCTTCCCTTGAGGAGCTTCATAATATAGCTGAACTACTTCTTTGCCTGCAAAAGTGCTGCCCGTGTTCGTTACGTTGACAGTTGCTTCGATATACGGCGCTCCGCCCCGGGTAACCACTTTGGCTGCCTCTGGCTTCACGTCAAATGTAGTGTAGGATAGACCAAACCCGAATTCGTATTGGACTTTATCCGGGCAGAAGGTTTCGAAATAACGATAACCTACGTAAATGTCCTCCTGATAAAGGTTCTTGAATTCATTTCCATAGTTCTGTGTAGACGGATAATCCTCAAGCGAATAAGCAATCGTATCGGTCAGTTTACCGCTTGGCGTTACTTCGCCGGACAGCACGTCTGCAATCGCATTGCCGCCCTCCATGCCTCCATGCCAGGAATAAATGACAGTGGAGATCGGATGGATATAGCTGCTGTCGTTCACCCAGCTCATGTCAATAATATTGGATACATTAAGCACTACCACCGTTTGCTCGAAATGGGACGTAACTTTCTTGATCATGTCCAGTTCATCCGCGGTGAGCAGATAACTGCCGGGTTCGCCGGCATTGTCCTGGTCCTCGCCAGCCGTGCGTCCAATCACTATAACCGCCTTCTGCGAGCGGGTTCTGGCCTCGGCTACAAGCTCGTCGCTCAGCGGCATTTCCTTCTGGTGCCAAGGTTCGGCCGCCCAGCCGCCTCCGCCGTTGTCAAACGGGTTCTGCTCGATCCATTTCTCATAAACCGCTGCAAGCTCTTCATCGACCTTCAAGTTGGTCTTCGAACGCAGCCCGTCGAGCAGGTTGGTGGTGTAAGCCACATTTACGCTGCCGCCTGACCCTGTGCCACTGCGGTAATAGTTAATTTGGGTACGTCCAAATACGGATACGCTTTCACCATTGCCAAGCGGAAGGACCTGCCCTTCATTCTTCAGCAACACGGCGCCGTCAGCCGCTACCTTTCGGCTAAATTCTGCGAAACCTTCCAATGGAACTCCGATTAGCTTCTTGCTCAATATGTTCCCCTCCAAGTAATAAAATACTGAACGATTCGTTGCTCATAGCTAATTTATAGGCGGTATTCTCTCTCTCTTCAACCGAGTGGTTGCCCTAAATCGATGAAATCGATTTTATTTAGGACCGGTTTGAATGAAATCGATTTTATTTTATGAGCAGGAAATCCGTACAGCTTATGTTACCAGCATAATCTGTCACGGAATTTCCCACAAGCACCTATTCAAAGAACTTTTAGTGACCAAAGCCTAAACGAACTCGATCCTCCCGAAAAACGCGGGTTAAACCAGTTTCTGACCGCAATTCGGGCAGAAATTGGCACCTTCATTCTTCGCTCCGCAGTTCGGGCAGAAATTCGGCCGTTTGACGCTGCCGGAAGCTGCAGCGGGTGCCGCAGGTGGCTGCTGAGAAGACGGCTGGCTTGCCGGGCCTTGAGTCTGGCTTTGATTCTGGCTTTGATTTTGACCTGCATTCTGTCCAGCGTTCTGGCCTTGACCTTGGCCTTGGCTTTGACCGCCGTTCATGTTCTTCAGCATTTCATTCGCCATATTCATGCCCATCATCATGCCGGCCATGTCAGACGCCGCACCGCCGCCCGCAACCTTGCCGGAAGCGATGCCGTCGGTCATGCTGACCTGCTGGTATTTCTGCAGATCGCCGATCATCTGGTAGGAAGCATTTTTCGTAATCATCTCCTGAATTTCAGCCGGATAATTGAAGCTCATCACCTGAAAGCCGGTCACCGTCAGGCCGTCACCCATGATCTGCATATCCAAATCCTCGCGGATCCCTGCCGCAATCGCATCAGCGTTAGCCTGCAGATTAAACATGTCTTTGCCTTCTTTGCTGATCCACTTCATCAGCAGCTGGTTCAGCACCGAGGTGATCCGCACCTTGACGTCATCGACCAGGTAGCTTTCCTTGATGCCGGCGATCTTGTCAATCAGCGTCACATAATCATTCACCTTGAAGTTGAACGTGCCGTTGGCCCGAATCGGCATGCCGCCTGGCAGCTGCGGCGTCGGGATCAGAATCGGGCTTTGCGTGCCCCATCTGACCGTGAACTCCTTCGTATTCACGAACAGCACTTCAACTCTCATGCCGCTGTTGAAGCCGAATTTAAAGCCCTTTAACGTGGAGAGAAAAGGAATGATGTCCGAGTCCACGTTATAGACGCCTTCTTTTTCAAAAATGCCCTCAATTTTGCCATTGTTAATAAACACGGCATCCTGGCCGGAGCGGATGATCAGCTTACTGCCCTTCTTAATCTCCCGGTTGCTCCATTTCCAAAAGATCATATCGTCGCGGAACTCTTCCCATTCCACAACATTTGAGAACTGGTTTTTAAAGAAGCCCATTTCATCCTCCACCTTTCCCTGTGTAAGTCGTCCTCCGCCTTAAAAAGAACCCCGGCTTCCACTATGCGAATGCCCGCCGCCGGTTCTGCCGCCTCCACCGCCTCCGCCTGAGCCGCTGGATTGCCGCTCAATCTTCCGCCTTGTCGTAGTCGTCCGGATATAACGGTCTTCTTGGGCAAGAACACCCGATGTCGCCGCATCTTCATAAGTCATCCGGTTCACGGTAACGGTTCCGCCTGAACGGTATGCCATGATGCCAACCACGATACCGCCGATAACAACGGCCACGCCGAGCTGGAACCACCCGTTAAACAAAATATTGTCCGGATTCACCCCCGGCTTGAAGCCCATATATTTGTATGCGGTCTTGATGTACGTTTCAAATGCATCCGCATAATTCCCTTCGGTTAGATCCGGCGTAATCTTGCTGCGAATCTTTTGCAGCCGTCCGTCATCCAACCTTTCCTCCGCTTTATAGAATCCGGCCAGATAAACGTCCCTGTTCCTCATATCCAGCGTCAGAATTGCCGCATTGCCATGGGATTTATCGTACCCCGGCGCCTTCTCGTCGTAGAAATTCTCCGTCAGATCCACAACGTCCAGATTCTCGGGATTATCGGTAGTAAAAATAATAAAGTCCGTTTCACGCTCCGCTCCGTAACGGAGAGCCAGCTCGTTAAGCTCCTTGGTCTGCTCCGCGGTCAGCAAATGTGCCTCATCATAAATAAGCGACTTGTTCGCATTCCCTTCGGAAGCTGCGGACGCGTGCTGAAAAGGAAGACCTGCCGCCACCCATACAAGAAGCAGAAGCAGCCACATGCTGGTGTTCTTGTACCTGTTCTTGTTCATGTGCGTATGCTTATTCACAGGAACCCGCCTCCCAACACCAGGGATAACAGCTTCAGCGCCACCAGGGAAACGCAGGAGACGCCTGCAAACCAGGCTGTCACCTTCGCTTTGCTGATCGGCGGTTTGCCTACAACCTTGCCCGTTTGTCCGTTCATCGCAAACGTATGCTGCTGCTTGTTGAAATCGTAATACACCATCCAGACCGGCAGCAGGGCATAATCCGACTGCTTCAGCGAGGTGTCGATATTTTTGTTCGTATAATTAACGGTTGTATACCCCGACACGGAAGACGAAATCGCGGATTCGATGTATCCTCTTATTTTCTCTTTGGCGCGGGGGAGAAGTTCTCCATCGTCAAAGCTGTATTTTTCAGCGATGAATCCGGCCAGGTAAGGCGTCTTGAAATCCTTCATCTCCCCATAAGGGAATGGCTCCAGCTTATCCATCAGCCCATCGTTCATCTTCTTGGAGGCATCCACCGGGACCCGTTTGTAATTAAGCTTCAGCCGCCGATAGACTTCAAAATGCTGGGTTTCCGTAATCTGATAATCGCCCCTGGTATAGGTTCTGACCCGGGTAGCATGGCCCTGCACTTCCACGTTGTTATGAAGCTCATACAGCCAGAAGGGAACGTAAATGCCGGTTATGCTTTTGACCCGGTCGGCTGTCATGAATCCGTTTGGCGTCAGCAGCCCGTTCTTGCACCATTTCTTGAAGGCCTTCATAGCCTCTTCTTTGCTGATGGAAAAAGGTATGACCAGCGCCGGGGCCAAATCCCCGGTCAAACGGTCGCCCAGCACAACCGCCGAGCCACAGAAGCTGCAGGTTGTCGCGCTGGTGTCCGCATCGGTGATGATTACCGCCCCGCAGCTGGTGCAGTGGTATTCCTGAGCCTGGTCTTCTTCCGTAAATACGGTCTGCGTCAAAGGGTCCTGGAGCTGTTCGATATTATCCTGCCTGCCGCAGCTGGGACAGGAAAGCATTCCGGTCGCGCTGTCGAACACCATTCCGCTCCCGCAGTTCGGACATTTGTATTCAATTACCGGCACAATCTCACCTCTTTGGAACCAAAGAAGGATTATTCCTTTCGGTTCAGTTTCTCTTTGATAGCAGCCAGCTCTTCTTCCGGACTTGCCACAGGGGTCTCCCCATTGGAGGAAGACGGTTTATCATCGTCTGAACTCCCGGGCGAACGGCTGTCTGGAACGCCCTCCGTCTGCTCCAGCTTGGCAATCAGCGTGTCCAGATCGTCCTCCTCGGCGCCGCCCCTCAGCTCTGCCAGGGCAAGAGCCTCGTTCAAGGCCAGATCGGCCTTCTCTTCCAGCGCTTTGAAGGCCGAATTTGCTCCGCCGGATTCGTTCAAGCGCTGCTGGAACTTGGCCTCCGCCAGCTTGCCCTTCAGATCGGCCCGGCGCGCCTCCAGCCGGTTCAGATCGGCCAGCAGCTTCTCCTTCATCCGCTTCATGCCTTCTGCTTGGGCTGCCGCCTGGTCATAAGCCGCGCGAAGCCCGATCAGCTTCTCTTCCCTATCCGTCTTGCGCTTCAGAAAGTCCAGCGCATCTTCCTCCCGGCCTGCTTCCACCGACTTCTCGGCGTAACGCTGCAGCTTACGGATCTCCGCTTGAGCTTCATCCAGGGCCTGGCGGGCTCTCCGTTCATCCGCCTGTACGGCAGCGGTTTCGGCCTCCAGCTGCCCCAGATCGCTGCTCAAGCTGCGCATGTAAGCGTCAGCTTCCTGCTCCGGATCCGCTGCTTTGTCCAATAAAGCGTTCACATTCATCTTCATCACTTGGCGAAATCTCGACAGGATCCCCATTCGGCGCTTCCTCCTCGATCAATTTCATGTATTCTTATAATACATGAAAAAGGCGGCTAAGGTTTCATTTTGACCAAAAAGCCATCATCCTTTTACGAATGATGGCTTAGATTCTGCCTAGCAAAAATGCCTATCTAGGAGTCAAAATTCCTCATATTCCGCAGGATCCTGTCCCCACAGCCGGCCGTCTTCCCGGTTAAAGCTTGAAATAACGTCCATTTCCGCATTGGACAGCTCGAAGTCAAAAATGCTCAGATTCTCGACCTGATGCTCAAGCAAGCCCGCTTTCGGGATCGGAACCGCTCCCAGTTGGATATGCCAGCGCAGGATGATCTGCGTGTTCGTTTTGCCGTGGGCGGCGGCGATTTTGCCGATTTGTTCGTCCTGCAAAATACTGTGCCCGCGTCCCAGCGGGCTCCACGATTCGGTTACGATGCCGTGTTCCGCATCTTTCTCCCGCTGGTAAGCCTGGTCAAAAAACGGATGCAGCTCCACCTGATTGAGGCTTGGAGCTACACCTGTCTCCTTGATAATCCGCTCGTTATGCTCCGGCAGGAAATTGCAGACGCC includes the following:
- a CDS encoding PspA/IM30 family protein, producing the protein MGILSRFRQVMKMNVNALLDKAADPEQEADAYMRSLSSDLGQLEAETAAVQADERRARQALDEAQAEIRKLQRYAEKSVEAGREEDALDFLKRKTDREEKLIGLRAAYDQAAAQAEGMKRMKEKLLADLNRLEARRADLKGKLAEAKFQQRLNESGGANSAFKALEEKADLALNEALALAELRGGAEEDDLDTLIAKLEQTEGVPDSRSPGSSDDDKPSSSNGETPVASPEEELAAIKEKLNRKE
- a CDS encoding TPM domain-containing protein, with protein sequence MNKNRYKNTSMWLLLLLVWVAAGLPFQHASAASEGNANKSLIYDEAHLLTAEQTKELNELALRYGAERETDFIIFTTDNPENLDVVDLTENFYDEKAPGYDKSHGNAAILTLDMRNRDVYLAGFYKAEERLDDGRLQKIRSKITPDLTEGNYADAFETYIKTAYKYMGFKPGVNPDNILFNGWFQLGVAVVIGGIVVGIMAYRSGGTVTVNRMTYEDAATSGVLAQEDRYIRTTTTRRKIERQSSGSGGGGGGGRTGGGHSHSGSRGSF
- a CDS encoding TFIIB-type zinc ribbon-containing protein, whose product is MPVIEYKCPNCGSGMVFDSATGMLSCPSCGRQDNIEQLQDPLTQTVFTEEDQAQEYHCTSCGAVIITDADTSATTCSFCGSAVVLGDRLTGDLAPALVIPFSISKEEAMKAFKKWCKNGLLTPNGFMTADRVKSITGIYVPFWLYELHNNVEVQGHATRVRTYTRGDYQITETQHFEVYRRLKLNYKRVPVDASKKMNDGLMDKLEPFPYGEMKDFKTPYLAGFIAEKYSFDDGELLPRAKEKIRGYIESAISSSVSGYTTVNYTNKNIDTSLKQSDYALLPVWMVYYDFNKQQHTFAMNGQTGKVVGKPPISKAKVTAWFAGVSCVSLVALKLLSLVLGGGFL
- a CDS encoding glycoside hydrolase family 3 protein, whose product is MSKKLIGVPLEGFAEFSRKVAADGAVLLKNEGQVLPLGNGESVSVFGRTQINYYRSGTGSGGSVNVAYTTNLLDGLRSKTNLKVDEELAAVYEKWIEQNPFDNGGGGWAAEPWHQKEMPLSDELVAEARTRSQKAVIVIGRTAGEDQDNAGEPGSYLLTADELDMIKKVTSHFEQTVVVLNVSNIIDMSWVNDSSYIHPISTVIYSWHGGMEGGNAIADVLSGEVTPSGKLTDTIAYSLEDYPSTQNYGNEFKNLYQEDIYVGYRYFETFCPDKVQYEFGFGLSYTTFDVKPEAAKVVTRGGAPYIEATVNVTNTGSTFAGKEVVQLYYEAPQGKLGQPAKALAAFGKTNLLQPGESQKLTISFPVTRMASYDDAGVTGHPYAYVLEEGTYRIFAGTSVKKLSEVAVDGQTGYVVESLQVIEQLQQALAPTEDFTRMKPGSRKADGTYELEYTEVPKLQFSLAERIEKNLPQSLEYTGDQGYKLQDVLDGKVSMETFIAQLSDEDLMAIVRGEGMSSPRVTPGTASAFGGVSEPLQGFGIPVGCTADGPSGIRMDSGDKATQVSIGTLLAATWDTALVEELYVLEGQELLRNEIDTLLGPGLNIRRSPLNGRNFEYFSEDPLISGLFATACVNGIKKGGSNATLKHFACNNQEKYRTKVDAVVSERALREIYLKGFEIAVKESGANSIMTSYNPVNGHWAASNYDLNTTILRGEWGYTGIVMTDWWAVMNDTVNGGPASRQFTNFMVRAQNDLYMVVANYGAETNVWDDNSSESLKNGTLTRGELQRSAMNICRFLMHAPVFSRDWQATDEELKSFKADASLAPEQVQVVAEETAVATETEGTTYIRVEEAGKYRLYAGLMSAESDQAQSACNLILNGQAVTTIQSNGTNANWIKQTLVHVVLEAGVYEMKLELTKPGLQINTIYFKRI
- a CDS encoding aldo/keto reductase, whose product is MNPIPEIVLNDGLKIPQIGLGTYTLKGRDGAKSMAGAIDAGYRLLDSAFNYENEGALGEAIRLSSVPREELLICSKLPGRRQAYDQALVTIEESLYRAGLDYYDLYLIHWPNPKTDRYVEAWQAMIEAKKRGYIRSIGVCNFLPEHNERIIKETGVAPSLNQVELHPFFDQAYQREKDAEHGIVTESWSPLGRGHSILQDEQIGKIAAAHGKTNTQIILRWHIQLGAVPIPKAGLLEHQVENLSIFDFELSNAEMDVISSFNREDGRLWGQDPAEYEEF
- a CDS encoding chitinase encodes the protein MNKKLFPQKLSFKGLFLPLVLVFTMIFGVLGADVASAADRGAWAPNVSYAVNDMVTYNGSTYKAIQAHTSLVGWEPPNVPALWQLTQSGGGGGGSDTQAPSAPSNLRVTGTTSSSVSLSWNASTDNIGVTGYDVYRNGSVVQTVTGTSVTVTGLAAATAYTFKVTAKDAAGNVSAASGTVSATTAANGGGGGGGTLPKHILTGYWQNFVNGATPLKLSAVPNDYDLIVLAFAEMDTARPGAVKFGVDSSLSSALGGYSDANLISDIQAKHAAGKKVILSIGGEQGNISLDNASPNVANFVDSMYSIITRFGLDGIDIDLEHGMNVPNLTSAIRQLQQRVGPGFILTMAPQTIDMQSPNTAYMQLYSNLKDITTVINVQYYNSGCMLGRDGKCYSQGTVEFLTALTDLSLQWVAPSQLGLGVPATASAAGGGYVAPSVVNDALRSLANGTQSGSYKPVQAYPNIRGAMTWSINWDAASSYNWSRTVKPVVNALP
- a CDS encoding SPFH domain-containing protein is translated as MGFFKNQFSNVVEWEEFRDDMIFWKWSNREIKKGSKLIIRSGQDAVFINNGKIEGIFEKEGVYNVDSDIIPFLSTLKGFKFGFNSGMRVEVLFVNTKEFTVRWGTQSPILIPTPQLPGGMPIRANGTFNFKVNDYVTLIDKIAGIKESYLVDDVKVRITSVLNQLLMKWISKEGKDMFNLQANADAIAAGIREDLDMQIMGDGLTVTGFQVMSFNYPAEIQEMITKNASYQMIGDLQKYQQVSMTDGIASGKVAGGGAASDMAGMMMGMNMANEMLKNMNGGQSQGQGQGQNAGQNAGQNQSQNQSQTQGPASQPSSQQPPAAPAAASGSVKRPNFCPNCGAKNEGANFCPNCGQKLV